GTAGTCCCAGTGGAACATCACCTGGAAGACGTTGCCGATCCCCTTCATCTGGCCCACCAGGTAGAGCTGGGCGAGCAGGATCATGCACAGCACCGAGATGATCTTGGCCGTGTGGCCGTAGCGCTCGCCGATGAACTGCATGCTCGTGAACTTGCCCCAGCGCCGCAGGCAGGGGGCCACCGAGACGGAGATCATCACGAAACCCGCGAGCCAGCTCATGACGAAGGCCACCAGGAGGAACTGGAGCTGCCAGATGAGCGCCGTGAACCCCAGGAAGGTCGCGAGGCTCATGTAGTTGGAGGTCATGGCCAGGCCGTTGGAGAGGGCCCCGATGCCCCGGCCCGCCGTGTAGTAGTCGTCGGAGGTGGACACGCGCTTCTTGGCGAGCCAGCCCAACCAGAGGAAGGACGCGACCATCAGGACCGTGTAGATCAGCCCGAGGGTCGAGACGCCCGCAGTGGGCTCGAACTTGTAGGTCTTCATGCCCTCCTGGGCCAGGGCGGCGCAGGGCACCAGGGCGGCGGCGACGGCGAGGAGGAATCGGATCATCGGGCACCCCCCTTCGCGGCCTTCTCTTCCAGGGCCACCTTCTCCATGCTGGTCTGGGCCATTTCCCGGTCGATCTTCTCGCTCAGTACCAGGTAGATCCAGTACAGGGGCATCAGCACCACCCACCCGATGAACAGGGTGAGGAAGTAGTGGGCCGGATACCCGAGAATGTCGAGCTGGGTCAGGCCCGGGAAGAGGAAGTAGAGCGGGTAGATGTGGGTCAGGAATGCCGCCAGGAAGAACGCCACCAGCGTGAGCAGGCACTCCTTCTTGTACGGGTTGTTCATCGACTCCTCCTCGGTGTGCGGTGACCCCCGGCCGGGCTCGGCCGGGGAGCGAACAGGACGGACAAACGGCCGGTCGGTAAGCCGGCGACAAAGCACCGCGGGACGAGCGATCCCAAGGCTCCGGGGCCGCGTCCCGACGCGGCCCCGGAGCGGGAGGGGAATCAGCCCTGGGCGGCCTTTCGCTGCTCCTCGAGCTTGCGAAGCTCCACCCGGCGGATCTTGCCCGAGACGGTCTTCGGGAGCTCCTTCACGAACTCGATCTCGCGGGGGTACTTGTAGGGGGCGGTCTCGCGCTTGACGTGGTTCTGGATGTCCTTCGCCAGGGCGTCGGAGGCCTCGTACCCCGGGGCCAGGATGATGAAGGCCTTGACGATGGTGCCCCGCAGTTCGTCGGGGGAGCCCACCACCGCGCTCTCGGCCACCGCGTCGTGGCTCTGGAGCGCGCTCTCCACCTCGAAGGGGCCGATCCGGTAGCCCGAGGCCTTGATCACGTCGTCGGCCCGGCCCACGAACCAGAAGTACCCCTCCTCGTCCTTGGTGGCCTTGTCGCCGGTGTAGTACCAGTCGCCCGCAAAGCTCTCGGCCGTGGCCTCGGGGTTGCGCCAGTACTCCCGGAACAGGCCCACCGGCCACTCGGGCTTCACCTTCACGGCGATGTGCCCCTCTTCGCCCACGGGCACGGCCACGCCGTTGTCGTCCACCACCTCGATGTGGAAGCCGGGTGTGGGCTTGCCCATCGAACCGAACTTCACGGGCATGCAGGGGAAGTTGGCAATCAGGTTCACCGTCTCGGTCTGCCCGAAGCCGTCGTAGATCGTGGTGCCGGTGTGCTCCTTCCACACCTTGATGATCTCGGGGTTCAGGGGCTCGCCGGCGGCGCAGGAGTGGCGGATGCCCGTGAGGTCGAACTTGGTGAGGTCCTCCAGGATGAGCATCCGGTAGGCCGTGGGCGGCGCGCAAAACGTGGTCACCCCGCAGTCCTGGATGATCTTGAGGTGCGTCTTGGCGTCGAACTTGCCCGCCGCGTCGTGCACCATCACGGCAGTCCCGAGCTGCCACTGGCCGAAGAGCTTGCCCCAGGCCGCCTTGGCCCAGCCGGTGTCGGAGAGGGTCCAGTGGAGGTCGGTGGGCTTGAGATCCTGCCAGAACTTCGCGGTGATGATGTGGCCGATGCCGTAGCTGGCCTGGGTGTGGGGCACCATCTTGGGGAACTTGGTGGTTCCCGAGGTGAAGTAGATGAGGAGCACGTCGTCGGAGCGGGTGGGCTCGATCTCCTCGCGGGAGAGCTTGGGCGAGGCCTTCGCCGCCTGCTCCTCGTAGGACA
This portion of the Thermodesulfobacteriota bacterium genome encodes:
- a CDS encoding AMP-binding protein, producing the protein MTTPYDNIPVRMDGPNMWDYEEVCRTFQFQVPEFFNFGFDVIDRWAADRSKLAMVWADSTGTDIRKYSFYDLQVMSNRFANEMRRAGVKKGDRLFVMVPRVVEWYAVMLGSFKLGVVPMPAPNILVPHDVEYRINQSDAVGAVMWHDNVSKIDDVRSHCPTLKHFWSVGGKKEGWLSYEEQAAKASPKLSREEIEPTRSDDVLLIYFTSGTTKFPKMVPHTQASYGIGHIITAKFWQDLKPTDLHWTLSDTGWAKAAWGKLFGQWQLGTAVMVHDAAGKFDAKTHLKIIQDCGVTTFCAPPTAYRMLILEDLTKFDLTGIRHSCAAGEPLNPEIIKVWKEHTGTTIYDGFGQTETVNLIANFPCMPVKFGSMGKPTPGFHIEVVDDNGVAVPVGEEGHIAVKVKPEWPVGLFREYWRNPEATAESFAGDWYYTGDKATKDEEGYFWFVGRADDVIKASGYRIGPFEVESALQSHDAVAESAVVGSPDELRGTIVKAFIILAPGYEASDALAKDIQNHVKRETAPYKYPREIEFVKELPKTVSGKIRRVELRKLEEQRKAAQG